One part of the Cumulibacter manganitolerans genome encodes these proteins:
- a CDS encoding glutamate synthase subunit beta: MADPKGFLKYRERELPKRRPVDVRIRDWKEVYEEQDDAQLRRQASRCMDCGIPFCHSGCPLGNLIPEWNTFAWKGDTADGIERLHATNNFPEFTGRLCPAPCETACVLGINQPAVTIKQIEVQTIEKAFAANLVTPLPPERLTGKTVAVVGSGPAGLAAAQQLTRAGHTVAVYERDDKPGGLLRYGIPEFKMEKSVLERRINQMKAEGTRFRCSVQVGRDITAKELRDRYDAVVIATGATVPRDLQVTGREHTGTYQAMDYLPQANRTALGEEVEGQILATGKDVIVIGGGDTGADCIGTALRQGAKSVTSLEIMPQPGEERPDHQPWPTYPMLFRVASAHEEGGERLYAVSTKEILADEDGNVQALRVADVEMKDGAFTEVPGSEREIPAQLVLLAMGFLGPEREGFVEQLDVPLDERTNIVRDNEYMTSLPGVFVAGDAGRGQSLIVWAIAEGRAAAKSVDEYLMGIPSQLPRPVNPTDRPLAV; this comes from the coding sequence ATGGCTGATCCCAAGGGTTTCCTGAAGTACCGCGAGCGCGAGCTCCCGAAGCGCCGTCCGGTCGACGTCCGGATTCGGGACTGGAAAGAGGTCTACGAGGAGCAGGACGACGCGCAGCTGCGCCGTCAGGCGTCGCGCTGCATGGACTGCGGCATCCCGTTCTGCCACTCCGGCTGCCCGCTGGGCAACCTGATCCCCGAGTGGAACACCTTCGCGTGGAAGGGTGACACCGCCGACGGCATCGAGCGGCTGCATGCCACGAACAACTTCCCGGAGTTCACCGGGCGGCTGTGCCCCGCGCCCTGCGAGACCGCGTGCGTGCTGGGCATCAACCAGCCCGCCGTGACGATCAAGCAGATCGAGGTGCAGACGATCGAGAAGGCCTTCGCGGCCAACCTCGTGACCCCGCTGCCGCCGGAGCGGCTCACCGGCAAGACGGTCGCCGTTGTCGGCTCCGGGCCGGCCGGCCTGGCCGCGGCCCAGCAGCTGACCCGCGCCGGGCACACCGTCGCGGTGTACGAGCGCGACGACAAGCCGGGCGGCCTGCTGCGCTACGGCATCCCCGAGTTCAAGATGGAGAAGTCGGTCCTCGAGCGCCGGATCAACCAGATGAAGGCCGAGGGCACCCGGTTCCGCTGCTCGGTGCAGGTGGGCAGGGACATCACCGCCAAGGAGCTGCGCGACCGGTACGACGCGGTGGTGATCGCGACCGGCGCGACCGTGCCGCGCGACCTGCAGGTGACCGGCCGCGAGCACACCGGCACCTACCAGGCGATGGACTACCTGCCGCAGGCCAACCGCACGGCGCTCGGCGAGGAGGTCGAGGGCCAGATCCTGGCCACCGGAAAGGACGTAATCGTCATCGGCGGCGGCGACACCGGCGCCGACTGCATCGGCACCGCGCTGCGCCAGGGCGCCAAGTCGGTGACCTCGCTGGAGATCATGCCGCAGCCCGGCGAGGAGCGGCCCGACCACCAGCCGTGGCCGACGTACCCGATGCTGTTCCGCGTCGCCTCGGCGCACGAGGAGGGCGGCGAACGGCTGTACGCCGTCTCGACGAAGGAGATCCTCGCGGACGAGGACGGCAACGTCCAGGCGCTGCGGGTCGCCGACGTCGAGATGAAGGACGGCGCGTTCACGGAGGTGCCCGGCTCGGAGCGGGAGATCCCGGCGCAGCTGGTGCTGCTGGCCATGGGCTTCCTCGGCCCGGAGCGCGAGGGGTTCGTCGAGCAGCTCGACGTCCCGCTCGACGAGCGCACGAACATCGTCCGCGACAACGAGTACATGACGTCGCTGCCGGGCGTGTTCGTCGCCGGCGACGCGGGCCGCGGCCAGTCGCTGATCGTGTGGGCGATCGCCGAGGGCCGCGCCGCAGCGAAGAGCGTCGACGAGTACCTCATGGGGATCCCGTCGCAGCTGCCGCGTCCGGTCAACCCGACCGACCGTCCCCTGGCCGTCTGA
- a CDS encoding nitroreductase family protein — MDLYDVMRTTFAARDFTGEPVPDDVLLRILDNARFAPSGGNRQGAHITVVRDRAVREELKELSMYAGRRYAAQSKAGEGPWNPLYPPGPSAEEIATTRVPSMLTEPMVTCDVLLVVSVDLERVAAIDQELERVSVAPGASIYPLVWNILLGARNEGFGGTLTTMATAREPEIQKLLGIPATHAVAALLPLGKPVKQLTRLRRRPVEDFVTLERYDGAPFTG, encoded by the coding sequence ATGGACCTCTATGACGTCATGCGCACGACCTTCGCCGCCCGGGACTTCACCGGTGAGCCGGTGCCGGACGACGTGCTCCTGCGCATCCTGGACAACGCCCGGTTCGCGCCGAGTGGCGGCAACCGGCAGGGCGCGCACATCACCGTCGTCCGCGACCGTGCCGTGCGCGAGGAGCTCAAGGAGCTGTCGATGTACGCCGGACGGCGCTACGCCGCCCAGTCGAAGGCCGGCGAGGGCCCGTGGAACCCGCTCTACCCGCCGGGGCCCAGCGCGGAGGAGATCGCGACGACCCGGGTCCCCTCGATGCTCACCGAGCCGATGGTGACCTGCGACGTGCTGCTGGTGGTCAGCGTCGACCTCGAACGGGTCGCCGCCATCGACCAGGAGCTCGAGCGGGTGTCGGTGGCGCCCGGCGCGTCGATCTACCCGCTCGTGTGGAACATCCTGCTGGGGGCTCGCAACGAGGGCTTCGGCGGGACGCTCACCACGATGGCGACCGCGCGCGAGCCGGAGATCCAGAAGCTGCTCGGCATCCCGGCCACGCACGCCGTCGCCGCGCTGCTGCCGCTGGGCAAGCCCGTCAAGCAGCTGACCAGGCTCCGCCGGCGTCCCGTCGAGGACTTCGTGACCCTCGAGCGGTACGACGGCGCGCCCTTCACCGGCTGA
- a CDS encoding acetyl-CoA C-acetyltransferase, with product MRRAAIVNPVRTAVGTYGGSLKGVPVEDLAATVVKEVMKRSDVDPALIEDVVFAQSYPNGETPCIGRWVAMHAGLPTETPGMQLDRRCAGGLMSIVTGAMMVQSGAADVVVAGGAESMSRIEHYTTGARWGTRAGGMMLHDRLDRGRERSQPTWRYGEISGMIETADVLAAQQGVTREEADEYSVRSHQRAADAWEKGVFDDEVVAVEVPQRKGDPVPFTKDEGIRPGTSMESLAKLRVLRKDGVVTAGNASQQNDAAAACLIVAEDKLDELGLEPMGFLHSWSAVGCEPGTMGWGPVPAVAKLFAKSGLSWDDIDLVELNEAFAAQVLAVLKGWGWNEPDKLNVNGGGISLGHPIAATGVRIMTSLLHEMQRRDAKYGLETMCVGSGQGMAAVFERA from the coding sequence ATGCGCAGAGCCGCCATTGTGAATCCCGTCCGCACTGCCGTCGGCACGTACGGCGGATCCCTCAAGGGGGTGCCGGTCGAGGACCTCGCGGCCACCGTCGTCAAGGAGGTCATGAAGCGCTCGGACGTCGATCCCGCACTGATCGAGGACGTCGTGTTCGCGCAGTCCTACCCCAACGGCGAGACCCCGTGCATCGGCCGCTGGGTGGCGATGCACGCCGGGCTGCCGACCGAGACCCCCGGCATGCAGCTCGACCGCCGCTGCGCCGGCGGGCTCATGTCGATCGTGACCGGCGCGATGATGGTCCAGTCGGGCGCCGCGGACGTCGTGGTCGCCGGCGGAGCCGAGTCCATGAGCCGGATTGAGCACTACACCACCGGCGCCCGCTGGGGCACCCGCGCCGGCGGCATGATGCTGCACGACCGCCTCGACCGGGGCCGCGAGCGCTCGCAGCCGACCTGGCGGTACGGCGAGATCAGCGGCATGATCGAGACCGCCGACGTCCTTGCCGCCCAGCAGGGCGTCACCCGTGAGGAGGCGGACGAGTACTCCGTGCGCTCCCACCAGCGCGCCGCCGACGCCTGGGAGAAGGGCGTGTTCGACGACGAGGTCGTCGCGGTGGAGGTCCCGCAGCGCAAGGGCGATCCGGTGCCGTTCACCAAGGACGAGGGCATCCGGCCCGGCACGAGCATGGAGTCACTGGCCAAGCTGCGCGTGCTGCGCAAGGACGGCGTGGTCACCGCCGGCAACGCCTCGCAGCAGAACGACGCGGCGGCGGCGTGCCTGATCGTCGCCGAGGACAAGCTCGACGAGCTGGGCCTGGAGCCGATGGGCTTCCTGCACAGCTGGAGCGCGGTCGGCTGCGAGCCGGGGACCATGGGTTGGGGCCCCGTGCCCGCCGTCGCGAAGCTGTTCGCCAAGAGCGGCCTGTCGTGGGATGACATCGACCTCGTCGAGCTCAACGAGGCGTTCGCCGCCCAGGTCCTCGCCGTGCTGAAGGGCTGGGGCTGGAACGAGCCCGACAAGCTCAACGTGAACGGCGGCGGCATCTCGCTGGGCCACCCGATCGCGGCCACCGGCGTCCGAATCATGACCTCGCTGCTGCACGAGATGCAGCGCCGGGACGCCAAGTACGGCCTCGAGACCATGTGCGTGGGCTCGGGACAGGGCATGGCCGCGGTCTTCGAGCGCGCCTAG
- a CDS encoding glycosyltransferase yields MNMPHRVEHVIVAMPAHDEQQLVGDALHAVLDAVAHAGRELPARFRVGVSAHRCSDETFTVAADVLGHGDVDAVVVRDRDSTTVGGVRRRLISVLREPSMPADRTWLFCTDADSVVPRDWISGLLAAARRVDAVAVAGMTDLVDWTATAGERAAYDRIIADGLRPEAAHAHVYAANLAVRLDAYLAAGGFRDVPHGEEHCLLGRIRRGGGTVATPRQPRVRTSGRTEGRAGHGLAALLASLRRPSATAPLDQPTPATHLP; encoded by the coding sequence ATGAACATGCCGCACCGCGTCGAGCACGTCATCGTGGCGATGCCCGCGCACGACGAGCAGCAACTGGTCGGCGACGCCTTGCACGCGGTGCTCGACGCCGTCGCGCACGCCGGCCGGGAGCTGCCGGCGAGATTCCGCGTCGGGGTCTCGGCGCACCGGTGCAGCGACGAGACGTTCACCGTCGCGGCCGACGTGCTCGGCCACGGCGACGTCGATGCGGTGGTGGTGCGCGACCGCGACTCGACCACCGTGGGCGGCGTACGGCGCCGGCTGATCTCGGTGCTGCGCGAGCCGTCGATGCCCGCGGACCGCACCTGGCTCTTCTGCACCGACGCCGACTCCGTGGTCCCCCGGGACTGGATCTCCGGCCTGCTCGCCGCGGCGCGGCGGGTCGACGCGGTCGCCGTCGCCGGCATGACCGACCTGGTCGACTGGACCGCCACGGCGGGCGAGCGGGCGGCGTACGACCGGATCATCGCCGACGGGCTCCGGCCCGAAGCGGCGCACGCGCACGTCTACGCCGCCAACCTGGCGGTCCGGCTGGACGCCTACCTGGCGGCCGGCGGCTTCCGCGACGTCCCGCACGGCGAGGAGCACTGCCTGCTGGGCCGGATCCGGCGCGGCGGAGGCACCGTCGCGACGCCGCGGCAGCCTCGGGTGCGCACCTCCGGCCGCACGGAGGGGCGGGCCGGCCACGGCCTCGCGGCGCTGCTCGCCTCGCTGCGCCGGCCATCGGCGACGGCTCCCCTCGACCAGCCGACCCCGGCGACTCACCTCCCGTAG
- a CDS encoding MFS transporter, giving the protein MSSPTPVLASRPALVVAVLSLTGMTVSIMQTLVVPLLPHLPGILHAAPDDATWVLTMTLMFGAVCTPIAGRLGDMVGKKRMLLISISAMVVGSVLCALATGLPLMLVGRAFQGAAIGSIALGISLMRDVLPRERLGSSVALMSATLGIGGAIGLPLASIVAEHLSWHYLFIGSAVLGAIAIVGVVGYVPESPVRSGGSFDVRGALTLSALLVAVLFAFTKTRAWGWGDARVLGCFAAAVVLALVFVRTERRRAHPLVDMRVTARPTVKYTNLASILVGFAMYSSNLVITQLIQAPVDTGYGFGKSMVVAGLCAAPMGLLMMAVSPFAARLITHHGPRFTFMAGIAVIAFGFTLGVFLLQEVWEAVIVTMFVGTGIALSYAAAPTLIMRAAPPSQTAAANSVNTLSRSIGTSLASAVHGAILATAFVAGGTSYGPFDPFQLCFALAVGACLVALVLAWRIPPTPAATTAAGDAGTLDGSGTPVADDELDSQRVSHPARRVLVVHRPRSRRTASRRPAGHRPRK; this is encoded by the coding sequence ATGTCCTCGCCCACGCCCGTCCTGGCCTCGCGCCCCGCCCTCGTCGTCGCCGTCCTGTCGCTCACCGGCATGACGGTGAGCATCATGCAGACGCTCGTCGTCCCTCTCCTGCCGCACCTGCCCGGCATCCTGCACGCCGCGCCGGACGACGCCACCTGGGTGCTCACGATGACGTTGATGTTCGGTGCGGTGTGCACGCCGATCGCCGGACGGCTCGGCGACATGGTGGGCAAGAAGCGCATGCTGCTGATCTCGATCAGCGCGATGGTCGTCGGATCCGTGCTCTGCGCGCTCGCGACCGGTCTGCCGCTCATGCTCGTCGGGCGCGCCTTCCAGGGCGCGGCGATCGGCTCCATCGCGCTGGGCATCAGCCTGATGCGCGACGTGCTACCGCGTGAGCGCCTCGGCTCGTCGGTGGCGCTGATGAGCGCCACGCTCGGCATCGGCGGCGCGATCGGGCTCCCGCTCGCCTCGATAGTCGCGGAGCACCTGTCCTGGCACTACCTGTTCATCGGCTCGGCCGTGCTCGGCGCGATCGCCATCGTCGGCGTCGTCGGGTACGTGCCCGAGTCGCCGGTCCGCTCCGGAGGCTCCTTCGACGTCCGCGGCGCCCTGACGCTGTCCGCGCTGCTGGTGGCGGTGCTCTTCGCGTTCACCAAGACCCGCGCGTGGGGCTGGGGCGACGCGCGAGTGCTGGGCTGCTTCGCCGCCGCCGTCGTGCTCGCGCTCGTGTTCGTGCGTACCGAGCGCCGCAGGGCGCACCCGCTGGTCGACATGCGAGTCACCGCGCGGCCCACCGTGAAGTACACCAACCTGGCCTCGATCCTGGTCGGCTTCGCGATGTACAGCTCCAACCTGGTCATCACCCAGCTCATCCAGGCGCCGGTCGACACCGGGTACGGCTTCGGCAAGAGCATGGTCGTCGCCGGCCTGTGCGCCGCGCCGATGGGCCTGCTCATGATGGCCGTCTCGCCGTTCGCCGCCCGGCTCATCACCCACCACGGTCCGCGCTTCACCTTCATGGCGGGCATCGCGGTGATCGCGTTCGGCTTCACCCTCGGCGTGTTCCTGCTGCAGGAGGTGTGGGAGGCGGTCATCGTCACGATGTTCGTCGGCACCGGAATCGCGCTGTCGTACGCCGCCGCCCCGACGCTCATCATGCGTGCCGCGCCCCCGTCCCAGACGGCCGCCGCCAACAGCGTCAACACCCTGTCGCGCTCGATCGGCACGTCGCTCGCGTCGGCCGTGCACGGCGCGATCCTGGCCACCGCCTTCGTGGCCGGCGGGACGTCGTACGGCCCGTTCGACCCGTTCCAGCTGTGCTTCGCCCTCGCCGTCGGCGCGTGCCTCGTCGCGCTGGTGCTCGCCTGGCGGATCCCGCCGACCCCGGCCGCGACGACGGCCGCCGGTGACGCGGGCACCCTCGACGGCAGCGGGACGCCGGTCGCCGACGACGAGCTCGACAGCCAGCGCGTGTCGCACCCCGCGCGCCGCGTGCTCGTCGTACACCGTCCGCGCAGCCGCCGGACCGCCTCCCGCCGTCCGGCCGGGCACCGCCCCCGGAAGTAG
- the gltB gene encoding glutamate synthase large subunit yields the protein MSYAGFSALPANQGLYNRSFERDACGVAMVATMRGHGGHDIIQHALTALRNLDHRGATGADPLVGDGAGILMQVPDAFLRQTVDFELPTVESYAVGMAFLPRDADERAATVAQIEELAAAEHLKVLGWRDVPIAPDILGQVARDCMPHFAMLFVSSAIGKATGIGLDRMAYCLRKRAEHEAKVYFASLSARTLVYKGMLTTGQLEPFFPDLGDARVQTKLALVHSRFSTNTFPSWPLAHPFRMIAHNGEINTVKGNRNWMRARESALTSDILPGDIKRLFPICSPEASDSASFDEVLELLHLGGRSLPHAVLMMIPEAWQNHESMDPERRAFYEFHSMFMEPWDGPACVTFTDGTLAGAVLDRNGLRPGRFTVTKDGLVVLASESGVLDLDPADVVRTGRLQPGRMFLVDTEHGRIIEDDEVKSGLAAAQPYREWLEDGVIHLENLPEREHIVHTASSVARRQQTFGYTHEELRILLTPMAATGGEALGSMGTDTPIAVLSKRPRLLFDYFTQLFAQVTNPPLDAIREELVTSLATTIGPERNMLSVSPTHARQLALPFPVIDNDELAKIVHINADGDQPGYATHVVRGLYDHLRGGQGIAERLEEIFAEVSEAIGKGARFIVLSDRDSGRDYAPIPSLLLTSAVHHHLIREKTRTRVGLIVEAGDVREVHHVALLVGFGAAAVNPYLAMESVEDLCRRGFIEGVGPDKAVRNLIKALGKGVLKVMSKMGISTVPSYCGAQVFEAVGLSQQLVDKYFTGTVSQLGGIGMDVIAKEVAQRHAVAYPPEGVEIPHRPLWTGGEYQWRRDAEPHLFNPETVFRLQHATRQKRYDIFKKYTQAVDGQSAQLMTLRGLFEFAGADVTGRTPIPIDEVEPVSEIVKRFSTGAMSYGSISKEAHETLAIAMNRLGGKSNTGEGGEDVDRLIDPTRRSAIKQVASGRFGVTSHYLTEADDIQIKMAQGAKPGEGGQLPGNKVYPWVAKTRHSTPGVGLISPPPHHDIYSIEDLAQLIHDLKNANPSARIHVKLVAEIGVGTVAAGVSKAHADVVLISGHDGGTGASPLTSLKHAGAPWELGLAETQQTLKLNGLRDRIVVQADGQMKTGRDVVIAALLGAEEFGFATAPLIVSGCVMMRVCHMDTCPVGVATQNPELRARFSGKPEFVETFFEYIAEEVREHLAALGFRSIQEAVGHVEAIKADKAVEHWKASGLDLAPILAAVEDPTGGTPYNSGSQDHGLDKALDQQLIALARPAIDNGEQVRETVAVRNVMRTIGTMLGHEVTKSHPGGLPDGSIELTLQGSAGQSFGAFLPKGITLLLQGDANDYVGKGLSGGRLVVRPADSAPLIAEENVIAGNVIGYGATSGEIYLRGIVGERFCVRNSGAIAVVEGVGDHGCEYMTGGTVLILGQTGRNFGAGMSGGVAYVLDLDERLVNPELVDVIDLRAGDLEVVHRLLNDHIKWTGSAVAKSLVDDFDAARGRIKVVLPRDYQRVLDVRAEAEAEGLDPDGNEVWSRIMEVFNG from the coding sequence ATGTCGTACGCCGGTTTCTCTGCACTGCCCGCCAACCAGGGGCTGTACAACCGCTCGTTCGAGCGCGATGCCTGTGGTGTGGCCATGGTCGCCACGATGCGCGGCCATGGCGGGCACGACATCATCCAGCATGCGCTGACCGCCCTGCGCAACCTCGACCACCGCGGCGCCACCGGCGCCGACCCGCTGGTCGGTGACGGTGCCGGCATCCTGATGCAGGTCCCCGACGCCTTCCTGCGCCAGACGGTCGACTTCGAGCTGCCGACCGTCGAGTCGTACGCCGTGGGCATGGCCTTCCTGCCCCGCGACGCCGACGAGCGCGCCGCGACCGTCGCGCAGATCGAGGAGCTGGCCGCGGCCGAGCACCTGAAGGTCCTCGGCTGGCGCGACGTGCCGATCGCGCCGGACATCCTCGGGCAGGTCGCCCGCGACTGCATGCCGCACTTCGCGATGCTGTTCGTCTCCAGCGCCATCGGCAAGGCGACCGGCATCGGCCTCGACCGTATGGCGTACTGCCTGCGCAAGCGCGCCGAGCACGAGGCCAAGGTGTACTTCGCGTCGCTGTCGGCGCGCACCCTCGTCTACAAGGGGATGCTGACCACCGGCCAGCTCGAGCCGTTCTTCCCCGACCTCGGCGACGCCCGCGTCCAGACCAAGCTGGCGCTGGTGCACTCCCGGTTCTCGACCAACACCTTCCCGTCGTGGCCGCTGGCGCACCCGTTCCGGATGATCGCCCACAACGGCGAGATCAACACGGTCAAGGGCAACCGCAACTGGATGCGGGCGCGCGAGTCGGCGCTGACCTCCGACATCCTGCCCGGCGACATCAAGCGGCTGTTCCCGATCTGCTCGCCGGAGGCCTCCGACTCGGCGTCCTTCGACGAGGTCCTCGAGCTGCTGCACCTCGGCGGCCGCTCGCTGCCGCACGCCGTGCTGATGATGATCCCGGAGGCGTGGCAGAACCACGAGTCGATGGATCCCGAGCGGCGCGCGTTCTACGAGTTCCACTCGATGTTCATGGAGCCGTGGGACGGGCCGGCCTGCGTGACCTTCACCGACGGCACCCTCGCCGGCGCCGTCCTCGACCGCAACGGGCTGCGCCCCGGACGGTTCACGGTGACCAAGGACGGGCTCGTGGTGCTCGCCTCCGAGTCCGGCGTCCTGGACCTGGACCCGGCGGACGTCGTCCGCACCGGCCGCCTGCAGCCGGGCCGGATGTTCCTGGTCGACACCGAGCACGGCCGGATCATCGAGGACGACGAGGTCAAGTCCGGCCTGGCCGCCGCGCAGCCGTACCGCGAGTGGCTCGAGGACGGCGTGATCCACCTCGAGAACCTGCCGGAGCGCGAGCACATCGTGCACACCGCGTCGTCCGTGGCGCGTCGTCAGCAGACCTTCGGCTACACGCACGAGGAGCTGCGGATCCTGCTCACGCCGATGGCCGCGACCGGTGGCGAGGCGCTCGGCTCCATGGGCACGGACACGCCGATCGCGGTGCTCTCCAAGCGCCCGCGGCTGCTGTTCGACTACTTCACCCAGCTGTTCGCGCAGGTCACGAACCCGCCGCTGGACGCCATCCGCGAGGAGCTGGTGACCTCGCTGGCGACCACCATCGGTCCCGAGCGCAACATGCTCTCGGTGTCGCCGACGCACGCCCGCCAGCTCGCGCTGCCCTTCCCGGTGATCGACAACGACGAGCTCGCGAAGATCGTGCACATCAACGCCGACGGCGACCAGCCCGGCTACGCCACGCACGTCGTGCGCGGCCTGTACGACCACCTGCGCGGTGGCCAGGGCATCGCCGAGCGGCTCGAGGAGATCTTCGCCGAGGTCTCCGAGGCGATCGGCAAGGGCGCGCGGTTCATCGTGCTGTCCGACCGCGACTCGGGTCGCGACTACGCGCCGATCCCGTCGCTGCTGCTGACCAGCGCCGTCCACCACCACCTGATCCGCGAGAAGACCCGCACCCGGGTCGGCCTCATCGTCGAGGCCGGCGACGTCCGCGAGGTGCACCACGTCGCGCTGCTGGTCGGCTTCGGCGCGGCGGCGGTCAACCCGTACCTCGCGATGGAGTCCGTGGAGGACCTCTGCCGTCGCGGCTTCATCGAGGGCGTCGGCCCGGACAAGGCGGTCCGCAACCTCATCAAGGCGCTCGGCAAGGGCGTGCTGAAGGTGATGAGCAAGATGGGCATCTCGACGGTGCCGTCGTACTGCGGCGCGCAGGTGTTCGAGGCGGTCGGCCTGAGCCAGCAGCTCGTCGACAAGTACTTCACCGGAACCGTCAGCCAGCTCGGCGGGATCGGCATGGACGTCATCGCGAAGGAGGTCGCGCAGCGGCACGCCGTCGCGTACCCGCCCGAGGGAGTCGAGATCCCGCACCGTCCGCTGTGGACCGGCGGCGAGTACCAGTGGCGCCGCGACGCCGAGCCGCACCTGTTCAACCCCGAGACGGTGTTCCGGCTGCAGCACGCCACCCGGCAGAAGCGCTACGACATCTTCAAGAAGTACACGCAGGCGGTCGACGGGCAGTCCGCCCAGCTGATGACGCTGCGCGGGCTGTTCGAGTTCGCCGGCGCGGACGTCACCGGCCGGACGCCGATCCCGATCGACGAGGTCGAGCCGGTGAGCGAGATCGTCAAGCGGTTCTCGACGGGAGCGATGTCCTACGGGTCGATCTCCAAGGAGGCGCACGAGACGCTCGCGATCGCCATGAACCGCCTCGGCGGCAAGTCCAACACCGGCGAGGGCGGCGAGGATGTCGACCGGCTCATCGACCCCACGCGCCGCTCGGCGATCAAGCAGGTGGCCTCCGGCCGGTTCGGCGTGACCAGCCACTACCTGACCGAGGCCGACGACATCCAGATCAAGATGGCGCAGGGCGCCAAGCCCGGCGAGGGCGGCCAGCTCCCGGGCAACAAGGTGTACCCGTGGGTGGCCAAGACGCGGCACTCGACGCCCGGCGTCGGGCTGATCTCACCGCCTCCGCACCACGACATCTACTCGATCGAGGATCTCGCGCAGCTCATCCACGACCTGAAGAACGCCAACCCGAGCGCCCGCATCCACGTCAAGCTGGTGGCGGAGATCGGCGTCGGCACGGTCGCCGCGGGCGTGTCCAAGGCGCACGCCGACGTGGTGCTGATCTCCGGGCACGACGGCGGTACCGGCGCCTCGCCGCTGACGTCGCTCAAGCACGCCGGCGCGCCGTGGGAGCTCGGCCTCGCCGAGACCCAGCAGACGCTGAAGCTCAACGGCCTGCGCGACCGGATCGTCGTGCAGGCGGACGGCCAGATGAAGACCGGCCGTGACGTCGTCATCGCCGCGCTGCTCGGTGCCGAGGAGTTCGGCTTCGCGACCGCGCCGCTGATCGTCTCGGGCTGCGTCATGATGCGCGTCTGCCACATGGACACCTGCCCGGTCGGCGTCGCGACACAGAACCCCGAGCTGCGCGCGCGGTTCAGCGGCAAGCCGGAGTTCGTCGAGACGTTCTTCGAGTACATCGCCGAGGAGGTGCGCGAGCACCTGGCGGCGCTCGGCTTCCGCTCCATCCAGGAGGCGGTCGGCCACGTCGAGGCGATCAAGGCCGACAAGGCCGTCGAGCACTGGAAGGCCTCGGGCCTGGACCTCGCGCCGATCCTGGCCGCGGTCGAGGATCCGACCGGCGGTACGCCGTACAACTCCGGCAGCCAGGACCACGGCCTGGACAAGGCGCTCGACCAGCAGCTCATCGCGCTCGCCCGCCCGGCGATCGACAACGGCGAGCAGGTGCGCGAGACGGTCGCCGTCCGCAACGTCATGCGCACCATCGGCACGATGCTCGGCCACGAGGTCACCAAGTCGCACCCCGGCGGCCTGCCGGACGGGTCGATCGAGCTGACCCTGCAGGGCTCGGCGGGACAGTCCTTCGGCGCGTTCCTGCCCAAGGGCATCACCCTGCTGCTGCAGGGCGACGCGAACGACTACGTCGGCAAGGGGCTCTCCGGTGGACGCCTCGTCGTCCGGCCCGCCGACAGCGCCCCGCTGATCGCCGAGGAGAACGTCATCGCCGGCAACGTCATCGGGTACGGCGCGACCAGCGGCGAGATCTACCTGCGCGGCATCGTCGGTGAGCGGTTCTGCGTGCGCAACTCCGGCGCGATCGCGGTCGTCGAGGGCGTGGGCGACCACGGCTGCGAGTACATGACCGGCGGCACGGTGCTGATCCTGGGCCAGACCGGCCGGAACTTCGGCGCCGGCATGAGCGGCGGCGTCGCCTACGTGCTCGACCTCGACGAGCGGCTGGTCAACCCCGAGCTGGTCGACGTCATCGACCTGCGCGCGGGTGACCTCGAGGTGGTGCACCGGCTGCTGAACGACCACATCAAGTGGACCGGCTCGGCGGTCGCCAAGTCACTGGTCGACGACTTCGACGCCGCCCGCGGGCGGATCAAGGTCGTGCTGCCGCGTGACTACCAGCGCGTGCTCGACGTACGCGCCGAAGCAGAGGCCGAGGGGCTCGACCCCGACGGCAACGAAGTGTGGAGCCGCATCATGGAGGTGTTCAATGGCTGA